Proteins encoded within one genomic window of Neoarius graeffei isolate fNeoGra1 chromosome 18, fNeoGra1.pri, whole genome shotgun sequence:
- the LOC132866722 gene encoding ras-related protein Rab-20-like, whose amino-acid sequence MPAARKIRKPDIKVVILGDMNVGKTSLLHRYIERSFKDTLSTVGGAFFLKQWGPYNISIWDTAGREQFHGLGSMYCRGAAAIILTYDVTSWHSLIHLEERFLSLTDSANRDCVFAVVGNKADLTNPCAQIPTTEDTPAGPTPPYTPTVHKQVAREDAVALYNRIIRYKALETHILPCAEDVCFETSAKTGYNVDSLFETLFELLLPSITRKQVQTQTESATVCLEDCQDGEKKKSQCCA is encoded by the exons ATGCCAGCAGCAAGGAAAATAAGGAAGCCTGATATTAAGGTGGTCATCTTGGGAGACATGAACGTTGGGAAGACATCTCTCCTCCACAGATACATAGAGAGGAGCTTTAAAGACACCCTGAGCACAGTTGGAGGAGCTTTCTTCCTAAAGCAGTGGGGCCCCTACAACATCTCCATATGGGACACAGCAG GTCGTGAGCAGTTCCACGGTCTGGGCTCGATGTACTGCCGTGGTGCGGCAGCCATCATCCTGACATATGATGTGACCAGCTGGCACAGTCTGATTCACCTTGAGGAACGGTTCCTGTCGCTTACCGACTCGGCCAACAGAGACTGTGTTTTTGCTGTTGTAGGCAACAAGGCTGATCTGACCAACCCGTGTGCCCAGATCCCTACCACCGAGGACACCCCAGCTGGCCCCACCCCTCCATACACACCTACTGTCCACAAACAGGTGGCACGGGAAGATGCTGTGGCGCTCTACAACCGCATAATTCGCTACAAGGCACTTGAGACACACATACTCCCGTGTGCTGAGGATGTGTGCTTCGAGACAAGTGCAAAAACGGGCTACAACGTTGATTCACTGTTTGAGACACTGTTTGAGCTGCTGTTGCCATCCATCACCAGGAAGCAGGTGCAAACGCAGACCGAGTCAGCTACTGTGTGTTTGGAGGACTGTCAGGACGGAGAGaagaaaaaaagtcaatgttGCGCATGA